The Candidatus Methylacidiphilales bacterium DNA window GAAATCCCGAGGGAGGGAGGGAAGGAAAGGCAGAGGGATTCATGCAGTGAATGGACTGTGCTTGAGGCCTGAGTAGTAGGATTCGAGCCAGTCAAGCGCTTTTTTGTAGCTTTTTCTCTCGAGATAGTGGCGAAGTTGTGGATGAGTCTCGGAAGGAGCTTGGGTTTCAAGGGTAGCGAGTGAGTGAAGGGAGCTTGCTATGCCAGTTGGATTTTGCGAGCGAATGGCTTGGTAGTAGCGATTAAGCTCTGCGAGTAAAGTCTGATAGTATTCCAAGCAATTCATGGAGTGGTGCTAACATCAGAAGTTAAAAGTTGCTGATGGTTCTGCAACTGTTTTAGGCGTAATTGACCGCATGCAGCATCAATATCATGTCCCTTTTCATGACGAACCGTTGCAGAAACGCCATGCTGACGAAGAGTATGAAGAAATGCCTGGATTCGATCAGGGGAAGGACGCCTCCATGGTAACGGATCCACTTTGTTATAAGGAATGAGGTTTATCTTGGCGCGAATCCGTTTAGCATGTTGAGCGAGTAAGGTGGCCTGTTCGAGTGAGTCGTTCAAATCTTCAATGAGGATGTATTCAAAAGTAATTAGGCGATTTTTCTTTTTCTGATAGCTTGCACAAGCTTCTAGCAAGAGAGAAAGTGGATATTTGCGGTTGATCGGCATGATTTTGTTTCGGATATCATCGGTGGCGGCATGAAGTGAAATGGCTAAAGCAAATTGTTCGGGACGATCGGCGAGCTTCAAAATTTGAGGCACAAGACCGCTTGTGGAAATGGTGACATGACGGGCGCCAATGTTTAAGCCCCAGGGTGCATGAATAATCTCTAGAGCTCGCATGAGGGAATCGAAGTTAGCGAGAGGCTCGCCCATTCCCATAAATACAAGGTTATCAACACGTGTCTGTGTGAGAGCTTGTATCTGTAAGATTTGGCTAACAATTTCTGCTGGCGATAAATTCCGTTTCCACCCCTCGAGTCCACTAGCACAAAACTTGCAACCGTAAGCACAACCGACCTGTGTTGATAGGCAAACTGTAAGACGTTTTGAACGTTGACCGTCCTGTCCAATATTTGCAGGGATCAGAACACTCTCGATATAGTCACCTGATCTCAGTCGCCATAAAAACTTCTGTGTAGAGTCGCTTGATCCTTGAATCTTGACTAAGGATAATGCGTTAAGCTCCCATTTGTCCTCCAGTGTGTGTCGGAAGGATAGAGGGAGATTGCTCATTTTCAGAAAACTCAATGTCGCTTTCTTGAAAATCCAATCTAACACCTGATCCTTACGATAAGATGGCTTATCCATTCCCTCCCATTCGTCTGGAAGGTGGTCGAGTAAAAACGGTTTCAACATATCGGCATCAAGGCTGTTTGAATTGATCGCGTGTAATGAGTGTCTGAAGCGTTTGCTTCTTTCCTCCGCTCCATTGAGGCATATTTACGGTGGAGGTGAGCTCAATTTGGCCTCGTTGCTCTAAGTCACGACGGGGAATGAAGAGTGTCTGAGAGGCTGTTTGACCTATACCTAACATGGGAAAATAAAGTCTTTGAGTCGGAAGCCATGACATGTTCACGTCCACATAGATGTTACTTTCAGAACGGGTGCCGCGGTTTTGAACGGAAATTTGGACAGGAATGAGATCTCCCACCTCGTCAGGGACGTGATGACTGACGATTGCGACATCGCGTAGGTTGGGGATATCCTGGTTTAGTAAGCGCATGATATTGATCATTCCATGTCCGTATATCGGATCGTATCCGGGCGCGCCGGAATCGTCAGAGTAAGTTTGCAGCATCTGGATCAGGCTCTGTGGAGTGAGAGACGGGAATTTGTTTAACAGGTGAACGATAGCTCCCGAGACTACGGGAGCAGCAGCTGATGTTCCTGAAAAACGCACAAAGGCCTCGTCTTTCCAAGCTGCGTTTATTCCCCAACCCGGTGCGGTCAGCACAAGGTCATAGCCTGTATTTGAAAACGGCAAATGCTTTCCTGCTGCATCGACTGCGCCGACGGATAGAACGCCGGGGTATGCAGCTGGGAAGGCTACTCTCGGTTGTCCCTGGTTTCCAGCAGCCGCTACTACAAAGACCTTTCTTGCTAAAGCATCTGCGATAGCTTCGCGCAAAAGGCTGCTGTCTCCGGCGCTTCCTAGGCTTAGGTTGATAATCCTAGCGCCGCTCTGCAAGGCCATCTGAATCCCTTGTGCTAATGTAAACGAGTCTCCGTAACCGTCATTGCCTAGCACTGGAATGCTATGGATGATACTCTGTGGTGCGATTCCTGGCACAAGCGGATGATTTCCGACTAAGATTGAGGCTATTGCCGTCCCGTGGCCTGAGGCTGCAGTTTCTGGTTGATTGAGCAAATCGCTCTTGGGTGGAGGCATGGAGATGACCCGCCCAGCTGGTATAGCACTATGGGGTCGGATAGGCGTGTCTAATAATGCAATTATTATTGGAACATTTCGAGAGGCTTGGCTCAAATTCAAACCAAGCCAATCCACAAGGTTGTTGTGAAAAGATTGATAATCGGCTGGATTAAACGATTTGTTTTCAGCGTTGCTAAATGGTGGGATTGAGATGCGGTAGTTAAAATCAATTCCTAATGGCTCTGGGGCTTGTTCTAAGACGTTTCCAAACTGATATAAATTTTCAAATTCGACAGCGATTGCCCGATATGCGGATATCACCCCGATGGTCTTCAGCCCATACCTATCGGCTATTTCACGAAATTGCTCCAGTTCTTCATCGGTAGCAAACCGCAAGACTCTTTGGTTTGGAATTGCTCCTCGAGGCAGTTGAGTTTCGTAGCGTTGTCCTTGAGGAGTCGCGCGCGATGTTTTTTGTGAGGCCTCCTGGTCTATGCTGTTGATTAGACCTTCAAAATTTAAGGCAAGCTCCGGGTCCCCGTGAGAAGTCCTTGCAGGGGAGTAAGGCTTTTTGGGATTCGGTTTGTAGAGAGTTTTTAATAGAAGAACCCCTAAAATTGCGAGCCCGCAGATTAACGCAAAACGAGGGTTCACCCTGAAAGCTTTGTGCATAATCATATCTTAAGCTGTTTTTCCAATTCTGCGAGATTTCATCGAGACGAGCCGACAGACTGACTGATTATAAAACTATATCTTTCCAACAGACAATAGGACTACTTTCTTCATTGCTAATAAATGTCCTCAATCCCAAACTATCATGCCAACATCCAGACGTTGACCGTGTAGATCACTTTGATAAGTTATGTCGCATGCTCAGAGGCAGCTCGGTGGCGTCACTCCTGTTTTTAGGAGTGGCATTTACAACTTGGGCTCAGCGAGATTACATACTCCGTGAAGATAACGGCCGGGTTATCCTTGTGCCCAAGACTCGACTTCAAAAAAAAGCAGAAAATCAAGCTGCTTCGAGGCTTGCAGAAGTCTCTCGCCCGATCAATGATCAGCGTCAGATACGTGAATTTCGCTCACCTCTTCCTATCACAAGCGGGGGGGCAACTCCTGCGCCACTGCCACAACGCACACCGGCCAATCCTAATGAATCATATCCCCGAGAGCAGAGTGAATTCGGAGTTGGCCATCCACGCCGTCCTACGCAGACTTTACAGCCTGCTGATCCGGGAGCTTTAGAAATCGGCAGGCAGGAAACTGGGCGATTAACGTCCCCGGATGCAACTATTGATGGAGTCAGCGTAGAGATTATTGCCCCCAAAGTGGATGAAGTTTTAAGAACCAACGAAGCCCTTGTTTTTCTGAAAGTCAGCGGTTATCCAATCAGTCCCACCGCGTTTCGCGTAAAAGCGATCTTGGATAACGAATCGCCGAGGACGCTCGATAATATTCGGAAACCGATTATTTTTAATAACCTCTCACAAGGTGGGCATTTGCTTCGCGTCTACTTAGTCAAGCCCAATGGTCGTGTCGTAGATGATCCAGGAGCTTTTGCTATGAGACGCTTTTACGTAGGGCAGAAAGATTTTCGCCACCAGATTGATGCCTTAGCTCCGCTTCTGACGGTGAATGATCCAGTGGCGGGACGTATTGAGTTAAGCCCCGCGGGGCTGTTTTGGTTTGACTTTTTGACTCGCAATGCGCCCATCGGTGAGGGGGCTTACGGCATCCGATACCGCTTCAATAATGTCTCTGCGACGGTTTATAGTCCTAAACCGATCTTTTGGCGCGGTCTTAGAGAGGGCCGATATCAGTTCACTGCCGAGCTGATCGATCCGGAAGGAAATGTTGCTGCAGGCCCATTCAACCGCGTAGAGCGGGAGTTTGAAATTGTTATAAACCAACAAGCTGGTGGGGTGGCAGTCCAGAATGATCATCAAAAACTTCAACTTCAAAATCTTCAACCTACCTCACCATCAACCTCTGATGCTGATCCGCCTCTTGATATTGATATTCCGTCTCCATAGGGCTTTTGAAATAAGAGTTGCGGCGCACTCATAAATCTCATAGGAAGAATATTACTGCCGGCGTGGCGAAATGGCAGACGCGATAGACTCAAAATCTATTATGGGCAACCATGTGTGGGTTCGAATCCCTCCGCCGGCATGGGAATAACAGCATTCATGACGGCGAATCCACAAGAAGGTAAAGCCACTTCGCGATCAGATCCGCCTGCTTTGTGGCAAGTCTTGGGGCTGAATATCGTTCCCTTACTTGGGGTGCTGCTTTTCAAATGGGATGCAGGCACGCTACTCGCTGTATATTGGCTTGAAAATGTCGTTATCGGGCTTTTTCATGCCCTGCGACTTGCAACGGCGCGTGGGATTTTTTGGGAAAAACTTTTTCTTGTGCCTTTCTTTCTTATGCATTACGGCGGATTTTGCGCGGGACACGGAGTGTTTATCGTAGTGCTGACACAAGGTGATAAAGCTTTGGACTTAGTCTTCCAAGGCCAGTGGAGTGAAGTGGAGACCATTATCTTTCATGGACAATTCAAAGTGCTTCTTCTTGCTTATCTCATCATAAATGCGTCGGATTTCCTCTCATGGTATAAAAAACCTCGAACGGA harbors:
- the rlmN gene encoding 23S rRNA (adenine(2503)-C(2))-methyltransferase RlmN, which gives rise to MLKPFLLDHLPDEWEGMDKPSYRKDQVLDWIFKKATLSFLKMSNLPLSFRHTLEDKWELNALSLVKIQGSSDSTQKFLWRLRSGDYIESVLIPANIGQDGQRSKRLTVCLSTQVGCAYGCKFCASGLEGWKRNLSPAEIVSQILQIQALTQTRVDNLVFMGMGEPLANFDSLMRALEIIHAPWGLNIGARHVTISTSGLVPQILKLADRPEQFALAISLHAATDDIRNKIMPINRKYPLSLLLEACASYQKKKNRLITFEYILIEDLNDSLEQATLLAQHAKRIRAKINLIPYNKVDPLPWRRPSPDRIQAFLHTLRQHGVSATVRHEKGHDIDAACGQLRLKQLQNHQQLLTSDVSTTP
- a CDS encoding S8 family serine peptidase, whose protein sequence is MHKAFRVNPRFALICGLAILGVLLLKTLYKPNPKKPYSPARTSHGDPELALNFEGLINSIDQEASQKTSRATPQGQRYETQLPRGAIPNQRVLRFATDEELEQFREIADRYGLKTIGVISAYRAIAVEFENLYQFGNVLEQAPEPLGIDFNYRISIPPFSNAENKSFNPADYQSFHNNLVDWLGLNLSQASRNVPIIIALLDTPIRPHSAIPAGRVISMPPPKSDLLNQPETAASGHGTAIASILVGNHPLVPGIAPQSIIHSIPVLGNDGYGDSFTLAQGIQMALQSGARIINLSLGSAGDSSLLREAIADALARKVFVVAAAGNQGQPRVAFPAAYPGVLSVGAVDAAGKHLPFSNTGYDLVLTAPGWGINAAWKDEAFVRFSGTSAAAPVVSGAIVHLLNKFPSLTPQSLIQMLQTYSDDSGAPGYDPIYGHGMINIMRLLNQDIPNLRDVAIVSHHVPDEVGDLIPVQISVQNRGTRSESNIYVDVNMSWLPTQRLYFPMLGIGQTASQTLFIPRRDLEQRGQIELTSTVNMPQWSGGKKQTLQTLITRDQFKQP
- a CDS encoding DUF6498-containing protein, which produces MGSNPSAGMGITAFMTANPQEGKATSRSDPPALWQVLGLNIVPLLGVLLFKWDAGTLLAVYWLENVVIGLFHALRLATARGIFWEKLFLVPFFLMHYGGFCAGHGVFIVVLTQGDKALDLVFQGQWSEVETIIFHGQFKVLLLAYLIINASDFLSWYKKPRTEAARDMIGAPYPRIIFLHLGLVIGGGIAMLFQSALWILLILVLAKCYYDLRVHKMPWGKVKS